The region AAGCCAAAATGAATCCTTCGAACAGCCGCTTGATGTCCTCATACAGACGCATATTCTCGATGGAAACCGCCGCCTGACCCGCCAGGGAGGAGGCCAACTCCACACAGCGGTCATCGAACGGCACGATCTCCGGTCGCGCGGCCGGCGAGCCTTCCGGTCGCTGCTTGCGATTGATGAGTTGCAGTACACCGATCAATTCACCTTGATGGCTTTTCATCGGAATGCAGAGCACTGACTGCGTATGATAACCGGTGCGCTCATCAAAACTACGGTTATGCTGAAACTCACTGCCTTTCGGCAGATGGTAGGCATCGGCGATGTTGAGCGGATTGCCGGAGACCACCGCATAGCCCGCCATACTCTGACGCTGAATGGGCAGGACGAACTCCTGATAATCGATGTGCAATGAATCGTTCTGCGCCAATTTGAAGCGCAGCTGTTTGTCCGCCCAAGGGTCGCCCTCGCGGCTGACTGCGTTCGGAATTTTTTCGATCAGATACAGACTGCCTGCATCCGCAGCCGTGATTTCACGCGCCTTGCTCAGAATCAACTCGAGCAATTTAATCGCGTCGCGCTCTGCAGAGAGAGCTACGCCTATTTTATTCAGATCAGATAATTCGCGACTACGCAGATCCAGCTCCTGTTGCAGAAAGCGCAGCTGCCGGTTCATGTCCAGCTCGGCAGCCAGTTGATGGATGGCGGAAAAGAGCCGCCAGCGCGTCAACGGCGTTTCCAGATAGCGAACTCCCTGCGAGGAGAACTCTTCCGGTTCCTGGTCGGGGCCGATGAGTTGAAGCACGCCGGCCCCCTCCTCCAAAACATCACCGTTCAGCGCTGACCGCGCAGCGCCATCCTCATCGAGAAGAAAGATTTTGGATCCATCAGATCCTGGTTCGAGAGTTTGAACCAGTCGCCAATGGTTCGGGCCTTGAGCCAGCAGGTGCCGGATCTCTTGCTGATTTTGCCCCCCGCGATAAACAATGTACACGGTTCGAGTGGACGACATGAATTTAATCCGATCTGTTTTCAGAAACCAGAGTCAAGGCAATGCCGCTTAAAATAACCACCCCACCGGCCATTTTGATCCAGCCCACGGGTTCGTGTATAATCAGATAGGCCAGAATCGTCGCGCCGATGGGCTCCGCCAAAGTCATTATGGAGACTGTAGTGGCGGAAAAATGCTTCAGCGCCCAGTTCAGCGTGGTGTGACCGATGATTTGCGGAAAAAAAGCAATTAAAAAAAACAAGCCCACCGTCCGTGCTGGATATCCCCAAAGAGGGTAGGAGAGCGTGGCGGTGATCATCAACGTGGCCGCGGCGGCGGCTGAATACACCAAGCTGACGTAAACAATCGTACTCATGTCCGGCCGCAACTTGCGTCCGATCAGCAGGTAGCCGGCAGCACCAAAGGCGCCGAGCACGGCAAGCGCGTTGCCCAGCAAAGAACTCTGCGC is a window of bacterium DNA encoding:
- a CDS encoding GAF domain-containing protein — translated: MSSTRTVYIVYRGGQNQQEIRHLLAQGPNHWRLVQTLEPGSDGSKIFLLDEDGAARSALNGDVLEEGAGVLQLIGPDQEPEEFSSQGVRYLETPLTRWRLFSAIHQLAAELDMNRQLRFLQQELDLRSRELSDLNKIGVALSAERDAIKLLELILSKAREITAADAGSLYLIEKIPNAVSREGDPWADKQLRFKLAQNDSLHIDYQEFVLPIQRQSMAGYAVVSGNPLNIADAYHLPKGSEFQHNRSFDERTGYHTQSVLCIPMKSHQGELIGVLQLINRKQRPEGSPAARPEIVPFDDRCVELASSLAGQAAVSIENMRLYEDIKRLFEGFILASVHAIEQRDPTTSGHSERVAVLTVAMAEQVDRSNRAPFQTVHFNRDDLQQVKYAALLHDFGKIGVREHVLVKAKKLYPEQLEMIKLRFRYLKKMLEAKTSREKISFLLSRDARQVRTMLSRLDQRFMAELHDLDGLLQFILEANEPRVLPENDRLHLFDLGRKIVQDEEEATPLLNPDEIQLLSISRGSLSEKERQEIESHVTHTYNFLSRIPWAAHLRDVPLIAYAHHEKLDGTGYPRRLPGEQIPLPAKMMAIADIYDALTAWDRPYKKAVPPAKALAILEEEVKVGKLDAALFTLFVEAEIYKLVNRAAP
- a CDS encoding DMT family transporter, with product MIGRQKGWGAKLLILAVGLCSISVSSVLIKLCDAPALVIASYRLALAALFYGLLAYSRARRPFVEVSGAQARWAAFSGLFLSLHFIAWISSLEFTSVASSVVLVQTAPVMVAIGSFLFFREKGAPLMFAGIALCLAGSLFISHHDYQAAQSSLLGNALAVLGAFGAAGYLLIGRKLRPDMSTIVYVSLVYSAAAAATLMITATLSYPLWGYPARTVGLFFLIAFFPQIIGHTTLNWALKHFSATTVSIMTLAEPIGATILAYLIIHEPVGWIKMAGGVVILSGIALTLVSENRSD